In a genomic window of Sardina pilchardus chromosome 20, fSarPil1.1, whole genome shotgun sequence:
- the LOC134067911 gene encoding P2X purinoceptor 7-like, whose amino-acid sequence MLVHEQEGARALFWFTSTKVHERCSDLSVVLKASKHRLALANFLLTFFMADSQSSHDESLAGSDCDYTPSEPSTSRGQRQRQVRGARGRRGGRGRGRGRGRGRGRARGDLTGGLGEQDLQRVEELQAQRMAREEARIETLSLEQSLQLLRLSLRRDPSQMFDLLDQTFGTPPPGPPVPGQPTWCVCTNCREMPTDLERKCCGQHPDTCISMLPHMDLFILSEGVLRLARRIWNDVRAEADAPEAGESNRQFRYAAYRQYVVWQYGALGHGRRVVIPSCCVWRIRQCYPDPLGQYKGFVPSRV is encoded by the exons ATGCTTGTTCACGAGCAGGAAGGTGCACGAGCTCTGTTCTGGTTCACGAGCACGAAGGTGCACGAGCGCTGTTCTGACCTGTCCGTGGTACTGAAAGCAAGCAAGCATCGATTGGCTTTGGCTAACTTTTTGCTAACTTTTTTCATGGCGGATTCACAG AGCTCCCATGATGAGAGCCTCGCTGGCTCTGATTGTGATTATACGCCGTCGGAGCCATCCACATCCAGAGGGCAACGTCAGCGACAGGTGAGAGGAGCACGGGGgcgcagaggaggaagaggcagaggaagaggcagaggaagaggcagaggcAGGGCACGCGGAGATCTGACAGGGGGTCTAGGAGAACAAGATCTCCAGAGAGTTGAAGAGCTACAAGCCCAAAGGATGGCAAGAGAGGAG GCCAGGATTGAAACACTAAGCTTAGAACAGAGCCTTCAGCTGCTACGGCTCAGCCTGAGACGTGACCCCAGTCAGATGTTTGATCTGCTAGATCAAACATTTGGTACCCCTCCACCAGGCCCCCCAGTTCCAGGCCAACCCACCTGGTGTGTCTGCACAAACTGCCGGGAAATGCCCACTGACCTAGAGAGGAAATGCTGTGGACAACATCCAGATACATGCATCTCAATGTTGCCACACATGGACCTATTTATTTTGTCTGAGGGGGTTCTTCGCCTTGCCAGAAGAATCTGGAACGATGTCCGGGCAGAGGCAGATGCTCCAGAAGCGGGAGAGAGCAACCGCCAGTTCCGTTACGCAGCATACAGACAGTATGTTGTGTGGCAGTATGGCGCACTTGGTCATGGTCGGCGTGTCGTCATACCTAGTTGCTGCGTTTGGAGGATTCGGCAGTGTTATCCAGATCCACTTGGGCAATATAAAGGGTTTGTCCCAAGTAGAGTTTAG